A genome region from Gopherus flavomarginatus isolate rGopFla2 chromosome 9, rGopFla2.mat.asm, whole genome shotgun sequence includes the following:
- the BRICD5 gene encoding BRICHOS domain-containing protein 5 isoform X1, which translates to MEAERSSAGNATSAERRPLAKPKTPSRILWVILSVILFFVIVSISVVVIFSFTHRTTKPVLQIVRLTFQNHQGSQMNQSAFVDKSKNTVTYHVTSPSNHTTVVLFDSKNGYVCYKPADQNACYLRKMDDWDLENVQISFNLSEHRVNQLLLQNNQTKYYREFLGILPGRQANTRSLGEAIQTLCEQTSIYWVRKGDGPGKKRLIYLCIDICFPSNVCLSVCFYYLPD; encoded by the exons ATGGAGGCAGAAAGGAGTAGTGCTGGCAACGCCACCTCTGCA GAGAGAAGACCCCTGGCAAAACCCAAAACTCCTTCCAGGATACTTTGGGTCATCTTGTCTGTAATCTTGTTTTTCGTCATTGTCAGCATCAGTGTGGTGGTAATTTTCAGCTTTACCCATAGGACTACCAAG cCTGTTTTGCAGATTGTGCGGCTAACGTTTCAGAATCACCAGGGCTCCCAGATGAATCAGTCAGCCTTTGTTGACAAGTCCAAGAATACTGTTACTTATCATGTAACTTCGCCAAGTAACCACACAACAGTGGTCTTGTTCGACAGCAAGAAT GGCTATGTCTGCTATAAACCCGCAGATCAAAACGCATGTTACCTGCGGAAGATGGACGATTGGGACCTTGAGAACGTGCAGATATCTTTCAATCTATCTGAGCACAGG GTCAATCAGCTGCTGCTTCAGAATAATCAAACTAAGTATTACAGAGAGTTCCTGGGGATTCTGCCAGGGAGACAAGCAAATACCAGAAGCTTGGGGGAAGCCATCCAAACCCTGTGCGAGCAGACTTCCATCTACTGGGTCAGGAAAGGGGATG gCCCTGGGAAGAAGCGGCTCATTTACCTATGTATTGACATCTGTTTTCCAAGCAATGTTTGCTTGTCTGTCTGCTTTTATTACCTTCCTGATTAA
- the BRICD5 gene encoding BRICHOS domain-containing protein 5 isoform X2, whose amino-acid sequence MEAERSSAGNATSAERRPLAKPKTPSRILWVILSVILFFVIVSISVVVIFSFTHRTTKNHQGSQMNQSAFVDKSKNTVTYHVTSPSNHTTVVLFDSKNGYVCYKPADQNACYLRKMDDWDLENVQISFNLSEHRVNQLLLQNNQTKYYREFLGILPGRQANTRSLGEAIQTLCEQTSIYWVRKGDGPGKKRLIYLCIDICFPSNVCLSVCFYYLPD is encoded by the exons ATGGAGGCAGAAAGGAGTAGTGCTGGCAACGCCACCTCTGCA GAGAGAAGACCCCTGGCAAAACCCAAAACTCCTTCCAGGATACTTTGGGTCATCTTGTCTGTAATCTTGTTTTTCGTCATTGTCAGCATCAGTGTGGTGGTAATTTTCAGCTTTACCCATAGGACTACCAAG AATCACCAGGGCTCCCAGATGAATCAGTCAGCCTTTGTTGACAAGTCCAAGAATACTGTTACTTATCATGTAACTTCGCCAAGTAACCACACAACAGTGGTCTTGTTCGACAGCAAGAAT GGCTATGTCTGCTATAAACCCGCAGATCAAAACGCATGTTACCTGCGGAAGATGGACGATTGGGACCTTGAGAACGTGCAGATATCTTTCAATCTATCTGAGCACAGG GTCAATCAGCTGCTGCTTCAGAATAATCAAACTAAGTATTACAGAGAGTTCCTGGGGATTCTGCCAGGGAGACAAGCAAATACCAGAAGCTTGGGGGAAGCCATCCAAACCCTGTGCGAGCAGACTTCCATCTACTGGGTCAGGAAAGGGGATG gCCCTGGGAAGAAGCGGCTCATTTACCTATGTATTGACATCTGTTTTCCAAGCAATGTTTGCTTGTCTGTCTGCTTTTATTACCTTCCTGATTAA